In bacterium, a genomic segment contains:
- a CDS encoding cytochrome c3 family protein has translation MWSWSNQGFAPTQPIPFSHKIHAGDNHIPCMYCHSSVENSKHATVPALNVCMNCHSVVAVDKPNIIKLTEAYNTGKPIEWERIHALPDHAFFSHQWHIRKGFDCAECHGPVETMDKVYQYRKLNMGDCLQCHRDNGGPTDCNACHQ, from the coding sequence ATGTGGTCGTGGAGTAATCAGGGATTTGCGCCGACCCAGCCGATCCCGTTTAGCCATAAGATCCATGCGGGGGATAACCATATACCGTGTATGTATTGTCACAGCTCGGTGGAAAACTCCAAGCATGCCACGGTGCCCGCGCTGAACGTGTGTATGAACTGTCACAGCGTCGTCGCCGTTGACAAGCCAAATATCATCAAGCTTACCGAAGCTTACAACACCGGCAAACCAATCGAGTGGGAGCGCATACACGCCCTGCCCGACCATGCTTTCTTTTCGCACCAGTGGCACATCCGCAAGGGATTTGACTGTGCAGAATGCCACGGGCCGGTGGAAACGATGGACAAAGTCTATCAATACCGTAAATTGAACATGGGCGATTGTCTCCAATGCCACCGCGACAACGGTGGTCCCACTGACT